From Schaalia sp. ZJ405, one genomic window encodes:
- a CDS encoding DUF2318 domain-containing protein → MIEQMSEVTLTLLLTGLAIGALVPLLPSQGRGRGAQSRRTRIIAGGVGLGLVASAVLSVVNTMWPKAVNRQTVGLWTLPMVIVCAAIVLVLVARHSRRDDDAPACREDAILRWVAFAYFALVIFRSVPTAMAQVVMLFPTGFELFSTPMVMALLGYTLGWVIVGALAWVSAKLIALRRSLTRSIWPTALIVGVLALTHLLLIVRILQARRTIVLSKDVFNVIAWFINHEAVFPLAAMAVLAFVAVSIVVATRSIPTQAANPAQGRLNRARVKLWKTLAGGAAAGYLCGALLVTLGVAIGSAQVELSEPEDYSVSNDKAVIALADVSDGHLHRFAYTTKSGVEVRFIVIQKAGSSFGVALDACEICGPTGYYEKDGKVICKLCEVAMNIATIGFKGGCNPIPIDYDVSNGQLTVPLSVLESSAEVFA, encoded by the coding sequence ATGATTGAACAGATGAGCGAAGTAACGCTCACGCTTCTCCTGACGGGCCTTGCCATCGGTGCGTTAGTTCCCCTTCTGCCCTCCCAGGGACGAGGACGAGGCGCACAGTCCCGACGGACAAGGATCATCGCGGGTGGTGTCGGCCTCGGCCTCGTCGCCTCTGCCGTGCTGTCGGTGGTTAACACGATGTGGCCTAAAGCCGTGAATAGACAGACCGTGGGCCTGTGGACTCTTCCGATGGTCATCGTGTGTGCGGCGATCGTCCTCGTCCTCGTTGCCCGACATTCTCGACGCGATGACGACGCACCTGCTTGTCGGGAGGATGCGATCCTTCGCTGGGTGGCGTTCGCGTACTTCGCGTTGGTCATCTTCCGCAGCGTGCCAACGGCAATGGCGCAGGTCGTCATGCTTTTCCCCACGGGGTTTGAGCTGTTTTCAACGCCGATGGTCATGGCCCTGCTGGGATATACCTTGGGCTGGGTGATCGTTGGTGCGCTTGCGTGGGTGTCGGCGAAACTCATCGCTCTGCGGCGCTCTCTCACGAGGAGCATCTGGCCGACGGCATTGATCGTTGGCGTTTTGGCGTTGACGCATCTCCTCTTGATCGTCCGCATCCTCCAAGCACGCCGCACGATTGTCCTCTCGAAAGACGTCTTCAACGTCATTGCCTGGTTCATCAACCACGAAGCTGTTTTCCCGCTGGCGGCGATGGCTGTCCTCGCGTTCGTCGCCGTCTCAATTGTTGTTGCGACACGGTCGATCCCCACTCAGGCTGCGAATCCTGCTCAGGGCCGCCTCAACCGGGCGCGGGTGAAACTGTGGAAAACTCTGGCCGGTGGCGCCGCCGCCGGGTACCTCTGCGGCGCTCTCTTAGTCACGCTCGGTGTGGCGATCGGGTCTGCCCAGGTTGAGTTGTCGGAACCGGAAGACTACTCCGTGTCGAATGACAAGGCCGTCATCGCGCTGGCCGATGTTTCTGACGGACACCTCCACCGTTTTGCCTACACAACGAAGTCTGGAGTTGAGGTCCGCTTTATCGTCATTCAGAAGGCCGGCTCGTCTTTTGGGGTCGCGCTGGATGCCTGTGAAATCTGCGGTCCAACCGGCTATTACGAGAAGGACGGCAAAGTCATCTGCAAACTCTGTGAAGTCGCAATGAATATCGCGACGATTGGTTTCAAGGGTGGCTGCAACCCCATCCCCATTGACTATGACGTCTCCAATGGTCAACTGACAGTTCCGTTGTCGGTGCTGGAATCCAGCGCGGAGGTCTTCGCCTAA
- a CDS encoding iron transporter — MKRSHIRMGAALAAAALITGLAACSPSTKESSDEMHNHDHSHASEPMQSGEGAAPGEDAGFDEFPLGDEVFVGPLTVAGVYFQPVEMEPAMGTPASEASMHMEADIAAAPNNKLGYGAGDFIPGLTVDYRILGEGGKVVQEGTFMPMVASDGPHYGINLPKLEAGTYTVQFIIKSPEESGWMLHTDKATGVEGRYWTEPLVAEFTNWQWDPTAVEW, encoded by the coding sequence ATGAAACGCTCTCACATTCGCATGGGTGCTGCCCTCGCGGCCGCTGCCCTCATCACCGGTCTGGCAGCGTGCAGCCCATCCACAAAAGAATCGTCCGATGAGATGCACAACCACGACCACTCGCATGCTTCTGAGCCGATGCAGTCCGGTGAGGGCGCAGCACCCGGTGAGGATGCAGGCTTCGACGAGTTCCCTCTGGGTGACGAGGTGTTCGTTGGACCTCTGACCGTCGCTGGCGTGTACTTCCAACCAGTTGAGATGGAACCCGCGATGGGCACCCCCGCTTCCGAGGCATCGATGCACATGGAAGCTGACATTGCTGCCGCGCCCAACAACAAGCTGGGCTACGGCGCCGGCGACTTCATCCCCGGGCTGACCGTGGATTACCGGATTCTTGGCGAGGGTGGAAAGGTTGTCCAGGAGGGCACCTTTATGCCGATGGTCGCCTCCGATGGTCCGCACTACGGCATCAACCTGCCCAAGCTCGAGGCCGGCACATACACGGTGCAGTTCATCATCAAGTCGCCGGAAGAATCCGGATGGATGCTGCACACCGACAAGGCGACGGGTGTTGAGGGACGCTACTGGACCGAACCTCTCGTTGCCGAGTTCACGAACTGGCAGTGGGATCCCACCGCTGTTGAATGGTGA
- a CDS encoding PP2C family protein-serine/threonine phosphatase → MESRLDTSLSIDWGAATDAGPVRTENQDSWLSAPPFFVVADGMGGHAGGAQASAVAVHTLGSVMTSAFRGERRLDVTDLDAAIEAAGHAVAELADPDDPSNSPGTTVTGVLALNTSEHPYWLTFNIGDSRTYVVGGGAIRQITKDHTAIQEAKDLMEATHTQLAVPSAHVVTRALGGGLPGSPQADYAVVPIVDGDVAILCTDGVHGVLSDDDLHRAATSGDSPADIAHFLVQAALGAGTRDNASALVVRATTQQHVGNSRPITERLVQAVRPRVTGRE, encoded by the coding sequence GTGGAATCACGGCTTGACACATCCCTGAGCATCGACTGGGGAGCCGCCACGGATGCGGGTCCGGTGAGAACCGAAAACCAGGACTCGTGGCTGTCAGCACCTCCTTTCTTCGTTGTCGCCGATGGGATGGGTGGTCATGCCGGGGGAGCGCAGGCATCTGCGGTTGCCGTCCACACGCTCGGCTCTGTCATGACCTCCGCATTCCGTGGGGAACGCCGCCTAGATGTCACAGATCTTGACGCAGCTATTGAGGCTGCGGGTCATGCAGTTGCTGAGCTTGCAGATCCTGACGATCCGTCGAATTCCCCTGGGACAACCGTGACCGGGGTGCTCGCGTTAAACACCAGTGAACACCCGTATTGGTTAACTTTTAATATCGGGGACTCACGGACCTACGTGGTCGGAGGAGGAGCAATTCGCCAGATCACCAAGGACCACACGGCGATCCAGGAAGCGAAGGACCTCATGGAGGCCACGCACACCCAGCTTGCTGTTCCCTCGGCACACGTTGTCACGCGCGCTCTCGGTGGTGGGCTCCCGGGGTCACCTCAAGCAGACTACGCAGTCGTTCCCATTGTTGACGGTGATGTTGCGATTCTCTGCACCGATGGGGTGCACGGTGTGTTGTCTGATGACGACCTCCATCGCGCAGCAACATCGGGAGACTCTCCTGCCGACATCGCGCACTTCCTCGTTCAGGCAGCCCTGGGAGCGGGAACCCGAGATAACGCAAGCGCGCTAGTTGTGCGCGCCACGACGCAGCAACACGTGGGAAATTCCCGACCTATCACCGAACGCCTCGTCCAGGCCGTGCGTCCTCGCGTCACCGGCCGAGAGTAA
- a CDS encoding alpha-amylase family protein: MPLPTDVRDAARSALESLDPTAREIFLARLDEWGPDLLDGLVTLYGAQRGIDTAKHLVEAAAGSYVERDDDLKRLDLSRMIHPNWIQSPDRIGYAAYTERFGGDLRGVVRRIPYLQELGVTYLHLMPLLTPRPGDSDGGYAVADYRTVREDLGTMEDLRVLTRELRAKGMSLVMDLVLNHVAREHEWARRARAGEQKYRDYFLIFPDRTEPDEYEKTLPEIFPDFAPGNFTWDEEAQGWVWTTFNSFQWDVNWANPEVLVEYGDIILNLANQGVEVLRLDAIAFMGKRKGTDCQGQPEVHAITEVLHALVRIACPAVILKAEAIVAPEELMQYLGRGRYTGKVSDLAYHNSLMVQIWSMMATKDVRLTAHALGSLPVAPASSTWICYARCHDDIGWAISDHDAGAVGLSGYWHRVFLSDWYSGLYEGSNARGLVFQYNPVTNDRRISGTAASLIGLEVAAERAKEMKDSVNPIDTVRANQDVDLAIQALFCVNAMIFGWGGVPVIWSGDELGQFNDPHWAEEEGHEADNRWAHRPRLDEDAVALRHDRSTIPGRVFESIAHLAKVRASLPYLEASTRTEIGAVDDPGVLVTVRHHPLGTMVGLYNVTPTHRSWPGWRLGQYGLENAVDALSGHSVRVDSDGTIALAPYQPMWLVRGEDGGAEN, encoded by the coding sequence ATGCCACTGCCCACGGATGTTCGCGATGCTGCGCGATCGGCGCTGGAGTCCCTGGATCCAACGGCACGCGAGATTTTTCTCGCGCGCCTCGACGAATGGGGTCCAGACCTGCTCGACGGCCTCGTCACTCTCTATGGTGCGCAACGGGGAATCGACACGGCGAAACACCTTGTTGAAGCCGCGGCCGGTTCCTACGTTGAGCGCGATGACGATCTCAAAAGGCTCGACCTATCCCGGATGATTCATCCGAACTGGATCCAATCTCCCGATCGCATCGGATACGCGGCCTACACTGAGCGCTTCGGTGGTGACCTGCGTGGCGTTGTCCGACGGATTCCCTATCTCCAAGAACTAGGAGTCACCTATCTCCACCTCATGCCCCTGCTCACGCCCAGACCCGGGGATTCTGACGGGGGTTATGCCGTTGCGGACTACCGCACGGTCCGCGAGGATCTTGGAACAATGGAGGACCTGCGCGTTCTCACGCGTGAACTCCGTGCAAAAGGGATGTCGCTGGTGATGGACCTCGTCCTCAACCACGTTGCCCGTGAGCACGAGTGGGCGCGGCGCGCGCGAGCCGGCGAGCAAAAGTACCGGGACTATTTCCTCATATTCCCCGATCGCACAGAACCGGACGAGTACGAAAAGACTCTTCCGGAGATCTTCCCCGATTTCGCCCCCGGAAACTTCACCTGGGACGAGGAAGCTCAGGGATGGGTGTGGACAACATTCAACTCCTTCCAATGGGATGTCAACTGGGCGAACCCTGAAGTGCTCGTCGAATACGGGGACATCATCCTCAACTTGGCGAACCAAGGGGTTGAGGTCCTGCGCCTGGACGCGATTGCTTTTATGGGCAAACGCAAGGGGACGGACTGCCAAGGTCAACCCGAGGTTCACGCGATCACGGAGGTTCTTCATGCGCTTGTGCGCATCGCCTGCCCCGCGGTGATCCTCAAAGCAGAGGCGATCGTTGCGCCCGAGGAACTCATGCAGTACCTGGGGCGTGGTCGCTACACCGGCAAGGTCTCCGACCTCGCGTATCACAATTCCCTCATGGTGCAGATCTGGTCGATGATGGCCACGAAGGACGTGCGTTTGACCGCTCATGCGCTCGGTTCCCTCCCGGTGGCTCCGGCGAGCTCAACGTGGATTTGCTACGCCCGGTGTCACGACGACATTGGCTGGGCAATCTCCGACCACGATGCCGGAGCGGTCGGCTTGTCCGGCTACTGGCACAGAGTCTTCCTCTCCGACTGGTATTCGGGCCTCTACGAAGGGTCGAATGCGCGCGGCCTCGTGTTCCAATACAACCCGGTGACTAACGATCGCCGGATTTCAGGAACCGCGGCCTCGCTCATTGGCCTTGAGGTCGCGGCTGAGCGTGCGAAGGAAATGAAAGACAGCGTCAACCCCATTGACACGGTGCGTGCCAACCAGGACGTTGACCTGGCGATCCAGGCGCTGTTCTGCGTCAACGCGATGATCTTCGGCTGGGGCGGCGTTCCCGTCATCTGGAGCGGCGACGAGCTTGGACAGTTCAACGATCCGCACTGGGCCGAGGAGGAAGGCCACGAGGCGGACAACCGGTGGGCGCATCGTCCTCGACTTGACGAGGACGCGGTCGCGCTTCGCCACGACCGTTCAACCATTCCCGGACGCGTTTTTGAGTCCATCGCTCACCTGGCAAAGGTCAGGGCATCGTTGCCGTATCTTGAAGCGTCGACGCGTACAGAAATCGGAGCGGTTGATGATCCCGGTGTCCTCGTCACGGTGCGTCATCATCCCTTGGGGACAATGGTCGGTCTATATAACGTCACCCCGACACACAGGAGTTGGCCCGGGTGGCGGCTTGGCCAGTACGGACTTGAGAACGCGGTTGATGCGCTGAGCGGACACTCGGTGCGGGTGGACAGCGATGGGACAATTGCCCTGGCTCCCTACCAACCCATGTGGTTAGTCAGAGGGGAGGACGGCGGAGCTGAGAACTAG
- a CDS encoding FTR1 family iron permease — translation MHPRRRSAPTQTLARSAHQSSVLWFSSVLLIGAVLCAIFSWTTPAIAQPVDARSAAINAQVSAANEKQTWTAVAEEMGQMLDRAEKTYLDGDVQGGKDGVNEAYYRRYEVLGFEKQVMARISGDRVSSVEMEFALVKKAMNEGDDQGVKQHTQTLKTYLSEDAAVLDGTSGSGGGAGNANDYSPGAWGEVAKDMAGILDRAEKTYLDGDVQGGKDGVNEAYYRRYEVLGFEKQVMARISGDRVSSVEMEFALVKKAMNEGDDQAVAEHVATLKNFLREDANSLDGYTGAQTAMTSPWLTGFLPSLAVILREGMEAILVVAAVLAYLTKAGHRDKTRFVWLGVGLALVASVALAVLFTLVKAAAGANQELLEGVTALFAVAMLIWVSNWMINKSSGQAWDRYIKDTTDRSLTNGSLFGLVFIVFLAVLREGAETILFYVPVFSNAGDAVGYVWMGLGVGALALIVVFLLIQFAAIRIPLRPFFTVTSILLAIMAFTFTGAGIKELQEADVVSLTYLEGFPTIDLLGIYPRVENLAAQALVLMIIVGLYAWGAVRNRRALTTVTNNATNPQHGE, via the coding sequence GTGCACCCTCGTCGACGCTCGGCACCCACGCAGACGCTCGCTCGGTCGGCTCACCAGTCGTCGGTTCTGTGGTTCTCATCTGTCCTCCTCATCGGGGCTGTTCTTTGTGCGATCTTTTCGTGGACAACACCTGCCATCGCACAACCTGTGGACGCACGCTCAGCTGCGATCAATGCCCAGGTGAGCGCTGCGAACGAAAAACAGACGTGGACAGCTGTCGCCGAAGAGATGGGGCAGATGCTCGATCGGGCGGAAAAGACCTATCTTGACGGAGATGTTCAAGGCGGCAAGGACGGCGTGAATGAAGCGTATTACCGTCGCTATGAAGTTCTTGGCTTTGAGAAGCAGGTGATGGCGCGGATTTCCGGTGATCGAGTGTCCAGCGTCGAGATGGAATTCGCCCTCGTGAAGAAAGCAATGAACGAGGGCGACGACCAGGGGGTCAAGCAGCACACGCAGACTCTGAAGACCTATCTGAGCGAAGACGCCGCAGTTCTCGACGGAACCAGCGGATCGGGTGGCGGCGCGGGGAACGCGAACGACTACAGCCCGGGAGCCTGGGGCGAGGTTGCCAAAGACATGGCAGGCATCCTCGATCGGGCGGAAAAGACCTACCTTGACGGAGATGTTCAAGGCGGCAAGGACGGCGTGAATGAAGCGTATTACCGTCGCTATGAAGTTCTTGGCTTTGAGAAGCAGGTGATGGCGCGGATTTCCGGTGATCGAGTATCCAGCGTCGAAATGGAATTCGCCCTCGTCAAGAAAGCAATGAACGAGGGCGACGACCAGGCAGTGGCCGAGCACGTTGCCACTCTGAAAAACTTTCTTCGCGAAGACGCGAATTCTCTTGATGGCTACACCGGTGCTCAGACCGCAATGACGAGCCCTTGGCTCACGGGATTCCTGCCGTCACTTGCGGTGATTCTCCGCGAAGGAATGGAAGCGATCCTCGTTGTTGCCGCTGTGTTGGCGTATCTGACGAAAGCGGGGCATCGCGACAAGACGCGCTTTGTGTGGCTCGGTGTTGGGCTGGCACTTGTGGCTTCCGTGGCGCTTGCCGTCCTCTTTACCCTGGTCAAAGCTGCGGCCGGAGCCAACCAGGAACTCCTCGAAGGGGTAACCGCACTATTCGCCGTCGCCATGCTCATCTGGGTGTCCAACTGGATGATCAACAAGTCCTCCGGACAAGCCTGGGACCGGTATATCAAAGACACAACGGACCGGTCACTGACCAACGGATCCCTTTTTGGCCTCGTCTTCATCGTGTTCCTCGCGGTGCTGCGTGAAGGAGCAGAGACAATCCTCTTCTACGTCCCGGTCTTCTCAAACGCCGGCGACGCTGTGGGCTACGTCTGGATGGGCCTGGGCGTCGGGGCTCTTGCTCTGATCGTTGTCTTCCTCCTCATCCAATTCGCAGCGATACGCATCCCGCTGCGTCCATTCTTTACAGTGACGTCGATCCTCCTGGCGATCATGGCGTTCACATTCACGGGAGCCGGAATCAAGGAACTCCAGGAAGCCGATGTGGTTTCACTGACCTACCTTGAAGGCTTCCCCACCATTGACCTCTTGGGGATCTATCCCCGAGTGGAGAACCTTGCTGCACAGGCACTGGTTCTCATGATCATCGTTGGGCTCTATGCCTGGGGTGCTGTGCGCAATCGACGCGCCCTAACGACGGTCACCAACAATGCAACCAACCCTCAACATGGAGAATGA
- the ppdK gene encoding pyruvate, phosphate dikinase, whose translation MVKYVYDFSEGDKSMKDLLGGKGANLAEMTKLGLPVPPGFTITTQACRAYLKDSVVPESLETEVTTALRRVEDLMGRRLGDPQNPLLVSVRSGAKFSMPGMMETVLNIGLNDESVKGLAEKSGNERFAWDSYRRLIQMFGKTVLDIDGDLFADALDDLKKERGVTGDTELNADDLRGLVETFKKIVAKTKGMDFPQDPRTQMDMAIEAVFRSWNTDRARIYRRRERIPHDLGTAVNICTMVFGNMGEGSGTGVCFTRDPSSGHSGVYGDYLENAQGEDVVAGIRNTLALADLERIDEKSYNELRAIMRKLETHYRDMCDIEFTIEQGKLWMLQTRVGKRTAAAAFRIATQLVEEKLITRNEALDRVTGEQLTQLMFPQFDAEADKELVAKGMAASPGAAVGKIAFDNAQAEAAAAAGVKCILVRRETNPDDLPGMVAAEGVLTARGGKTSHAAVVARGMGKTCVCGAESLDINADAGTVKIGDRVLTADDVIAIDGQTGEIFIGDVPVVDSPVTTYLAHGLAAGLEAAGDNEGTRELVESVDRLLTHADKVRRLRVRANADTPEDSRRSIEFGAEGIGLCRTEHMFLGARRPLVERAILSEAGSQERRDAFDELEKLQKQDFLQMLEVMDGKSMTVRLIDPPLHEFMPALGDLEVKVAVDRVAGTVDPDDEKMLVAVRRFHEQNPMLGLRGVRLGIYLPGLFGLQMRALCEAAAELVSRGLDPRPEIMVPLVGSVRELQLIREEGESIIAQVSADRGVDLSKITIGAMIELPRAAMTAEDLAEEADFFSFGTNDLTQTVWGFSRDDVEGVFFADYIEAGIFGVSPFESIDVHGVGTVVSEGVRRARSTKPNIKLGVCGEHGGDPASIHFFHEVGIDYVSCSPFRVPVARLEAGRAAVGGGSTTA comes from the coding sequence ATGGTCAAGTACGTTTACGATTTTTCCGAGGGCGACAAGTCCATGAAGGACTTGCTTGGAGGCAAGGGTGCCAACCTGGCAGAAATGACGAAGCTGGGGCTTCCAGTTCCCCCCGGATTCACCATCACCACGCAAGCCTGCCGTGCCTACCTGAAGGACTCCGTTGTTCCTGAGTCGCTGGAAACGGAAGTGACCACCGCTCTGCGTCGCGTCGAGGACCTCATGGGTCGTCGCCTCGGTGATCCCCAGAACCCTCTCCTCGTGTCTGTTCGTTCCGGTGCGAAGTTCTCGATGCCCGGCATGATGGAAACGGTCCTCAACATCGGCCTGAATGACGAGTCGGTCAAGGGTCTGGCTGAGAAGTCGGGCAACGAGCGATTCGCATGGGACTCCTACCGTCGCCTCATCCAGATGTTCGGCAAGACGGTGCTCGACATCGACGGCGACCTCTTCGCCGACGCTCTCGATGACCTCAAGAAGGAACGAGGCGTCACGGGAGACACCGAGCTCAACGCCGATGACCTGCGTGGTCTGGTGGAGACCTTCAAGAAAATTGTTGCCAAGACCAAGGGAATGGACTTCCCGCAGGATCCTCGCACCCAGATGGACATGGCGATTGAAGCCGTGTTCCGCTCGTGGAACACCGATCGCGCACGCATCTACCGTCGCCGTGAGCGTATTCCGCATGACCTGGGCACCGCCGTCAACATCTGCACGATGGTCTTCGGCAACATGGGTGAGGGTTCTGGCACGGGTGTCTGCTTCACGCGCGACCCCTCCTCGGGTCACTCCGGCGTGTATGGCGACTACCTGGAAAACGCTCAGGGCGAGGACGTCGTTGCCGGTATCCGCAACACCCTGGCACTGGCCGATCTTGAGCGCATCGATGAGAAGTCGTACAACGAATTGCGCGCGATCATGCGCAAGCTGGAGACCCACTACCGCGACATGTGTGACATTGAGTTCACCATTGAACAGGGCAAACTGTGGATGCTCCAGACCCGCGTTGGCAAGCGCACCGCCGCCGCCGCGTTCCGTATCGCGACGCAGCTCGTTGAGGAGAAACTCATCACCCGCAACGAAGCCCTTGATCGCGTGACGGGTGAACAGCTGACCCAGCTGATGTTCCCGCAATTCGACGCCGAAGCTGACAAAGAACTCGTTGCCAAGGGTATGGCCGCCTCTCCGGGTGCCGCCGTCGGTAAGATCGCTTTCGACAACGCTCAGGCTGAGGCCGCCGCTGCCGCCGGTGTCAAATGCATCCTCGTGCGCCGCGAAACGAATCCGGATGACCTCCCGGGCATGGTTGCTGCCGAGGGCGTGCTCACGGCTCGTGGCGGTAAGACATCGCACGCTGCCGTTGTTGCTCGTGGAATGGGCAAGACCTGCGTGTGTGGTGCGGAGTCCCTCGACATCAACGCCGATGCTGGCACCGTGAAGATCGGGGACCGTGTTCTGACAGCGGACGATGTCATCGCGATTGATGGCCAGACCGGTGAAATTTTCATCGGTGACGTGCCGGTTGTGGATTCCCCGGTGACAACCTATCTTGCGCACGGCCTCGCCGCTGGCCTCGAAGCTGCTGGTGACAACGAAGGCACTCGTGAACTCGTTGAGTCCGTTGATCGCCTGCTCACCCACGCCGATAAGGTTCGCCGTCTGCGGGTCCGCGCGAATGCGGATACGCCGGAGGATTCTCGCCGTTCCATTGAGTTCGGTGCCGAAGGCATTGGCCTGTGCCGCACCGAGCACATGTTCCTCGGCGCACGTCGTCCGCTGGTTGAGCGCGCCATTCTCTCCGAAGCGGGTTCGCAGGAACGTCGGGATGCCTTCGATGAGCTTGAGAAACTGCAAAAGCAGGACTTCTTGCAGATGCTTGAGGTCATGGATGGAAAGTCGATGACGGTTCGCCTCATTGACCCGCCGCTGCACGAATTTATGCCGGCTCTAGGTGACCTGGAAGTCAAGGTCGCTGTTGACCGGGTTGCGGGGACGGTTGATCCTGACGATGAGAAGATGCTCGTCGCGGTTCGTCGCTTCCATGAGCAAAACCCGATGCTCGGCTTGCGCGGTGTTCGCCTTGGCATCTACCTCCCCGGTCTTTTTGGGCTACAGATGCGCGCTCTGTGTGAGGCCGCTGCTGAACTTGTGTCCCGCGGTCTTGATCCTCGTCCGGAGATCATGGTTCCGCTGGTTGGCTCGGTCCGTGAGCTTCAGCTGATCCGCGAGGAAGGCGAAAGCATCATCGCTCAGGTGTCCGCTGATCGAGGCGTTGACCTGTCGAAGATCACGATCGGCGCAATGATCGAGCTTCCGCGTGCGGCAATGACCGCCGAAGACTTGGCGGAGGAAGCCGACTTCTTCAGTTTCGGCACGAATGACCTCACCCAGACGGTGTGGGGCTTCTCCCGTGACGATGTTGAGGGCGTGTTCTTCGCCGACTACATCGAGGCTGGAATTTTCGGCGTGTCTCCCTTTGAGTCCATTGACGTTCACGGTGTGGGCACCGTGGTTTCTGAGGGCGTGCGTCGCGCACGTTCAACGAAACCGAATATCAAGCTCGGTGTCTGTGGCGAACACGGTGGCGATCCCGCATCGATCCACTTCTTCCACGAGGTCGGCATCGACTACGTGTCCTGCTCTCCGTTCCGTGTTCCTGTGGCTCGTCTTGAGGCTGGCCGCGCTGCGGTCGGTGGTGGCTCCACCACGGCGTGA
- a CDS encoding MFS transporter, whose amino-acid sequence MTKRPSGSDNTQSVADLAHKPQMSMLQILLLNFGFFGIQYSFGMQQNAISPIYQILGADPADLPILNLAGPVTGLLIQPLIGALSDRTWSDRWGRRKPFFLIGAIGCSICLFLFPFVTAVWMAVLLLWLLDASNNTAMEPYRAFIADRLPNNQLAKGFLTQSLFTGAGSALAALSLAGLEVVLSGATAVGIPYWVFGAFMIGAVCSIGSVLVSVLSTKELPPTPEQRAELERKKKEEGSFGFVRDVWVAIIEMPRGLKKLSVVYLFQWYGMQIFWQYLGLAMAVTLWSVDLADKNYAKSEAFAQATAFSASLMAVYYISCTIAALFLAALANKVGPRNVHMVCLILAGVCFYALTHIDATGKHWILYIPMVGIGIAWASIMGVPYIMISRMIRRDRQGVYMGVVNMMIVIPQLIQTLTFGWIFENLLGGSPTNALVFAGVCLAIAGVLIQWINTRKDADPLVQAELAAAEK is encoded by the coding sequence ATGACTAAGCGTCCCAGTGGTTCAGACAATACGCAGTCAGTAGCGGATCTTGCACATAAGCCACAGATGTCGATGTTGCAGATTCTTCTTCTCAACTTCGGCTTCTTTGGTATTCAGTATTCCTTCGGTATGCAGCAGAATGCGATCTCACCGATTTATCAGATCCTCGGTGCAGACCCTGCGGACCTACCGATTCTCAACCTTGCAGGACCCGTCACAGGACTACTTATTCAACCCCTCATTGGGGCACTATCCGACCGAACGTGGTCGGATCGTTGGGGCAGACGCAAACCCTTCTTCCTGATCGGTGCCATCGGATGTTCGATCTGCCTGTTCCTATTCCCCTTCGTCACCGCGGTGTGGATGGCAGTGCTGCTGCTCTGGCTCCTTGATGCGTCAAATAACACCGCTATGGAACCCTATCGAGCTTTCATCGCAGATCGCCTGCCGAACAATCAGCTCGCCAAGGGCTTCCTCACACAGTCCCTCTTCACGGGGGCTGGCTCTGCTCTCGCAGCCCTGTCGTTGGCCGGATTGGAAGTTGTTCTCTCCGGAGCAACGGCTGTGGGTATTCCCTACTGGGTATTCGGAGCCTTCATGATCGGCGCAGTCTGCTCGATCGGCTCCGTCCTCGTCAGTGTTCTGTCTACCAAAGAACTCCCACCCACTCCCGAGCAGCGCGCGGAACTTGAACGGAAGAAGAAAGAGGAAGGCTCCTTCGGATTCGTTCGCGACGTCTGGGTTGCCATCATCGAGATGCCGCGCGGCCTGAAGAAACTCTCGGTGGTGTATCTCTTCCAGTGGTACGGAATGCAGATTTTCTGGCAATACCTGGGATTGGCAATGGCCGTCACGCTCTGGTCTGTCGACCTTGCCGACAAGAACTATGCCAAGTCTGAGGCCTTCGCTCAGGCAACGGCATTCTCGGCCTCGCTCATGGCGGTCTACTACATCTCGTGCACGATCGCTGCGCTCTTCCTTGCTGCACTGGCAAACAAGGTGGGGCCGCGCAATGTCCACATGGTCTGCCTGATCCTCGCAGGTGTCTGCTTCTACGCGCTGACGCACATCGACGCAACGGGCAAGCACTGGATTCTCTATATCCCGATGGTGGGTATTGGCATCGCCTGGGCCTCGATCATGGGTGTTCCCTACATCATGATTTCGCGGATGATTCGACGCGACCGCCAAGGCGTGTACATGGGCGTCGTCAACATGATGATCGTCATCCCCCAGCTCATCCAGACGCTGACCTTCGGTTGGATCTTTGAGAACCTGCTTGGCGGATCGCCAACGAACGCCCTGGTCTTCGCCGGTGTCTGCCTGGCAATCGCCGGCGTCCTCATTCAGTGGATCAACACGCGCAAAGACGCTGATCCACTTGTTCAGGCGGAGCTTGCCGCAGCAGAAAAGTAA